A window from Bordetella petrii encodes these proteins:
- the hutI gene encoding imidazolonepropionase, whose protein sequence is MRDFDSLPSADGVWSGLRGLDGQPCAIVVSQGNMAWVGAPEAMPAIYAGMPRHDGGGALVSPGLVDCHTHLVYGGQRAHEFAMRLAGASYEQLARAGGGIVSSVRATREASEDALFESASRRLQCLLDEGVCAIEIKSGYGLALEHERKQLRVARRLAGAHGVTVRATFLGAHTLPPEYAGRSGEYIDRVCKEMLPALHEEGLVDAVDVFCERIAFSLAETEQVFEAAQALNIPVKLHAEQLSDMGGAALAARHGALSCDHLEHLSGDGIRAMQAAGTVAVLLPGAYYTLRDTCLPPIEALREAGVPMAVATDHNPGTSPALSLLLMANMACTLFRLTVPEAIAGITTHAARALGLEQSFGVLAAGRPANFVLWDLADAAELAYWFGQRPVRGIVRNGKLARTPSGAA, encoded by the coding sequence ATGCGCGATTTCGACAGCCTGCCTTCTGCCGATGGCGTGTGGTCGGGCCTGCGCGGCCTGGACGGCCAGCCCTGCGCCATTGTGGTGTCGCAGGGCAACATGGCATGGGTGGGCGCGCCCGAAGCCATGCCGGCCATCTACGCCGGCATGCCCCGCCACGACGGCGGGGGGGCCCTGGTGTCGCCGGGGCTGGTCGACTGCCATACGCACCTGGTCTATGGCGGCCAGCGCGCCCATGAGTTCGCCATGCGGCTGGCGGGGGCAAGCTATGAACAGCTGGCCCGGGCCGGCGGCGGCATTGTTTCCAGTGTGCGCGCCACGCGCGAAGCCAGCGAAGACGCCCTGTTCGAGTCCGCGTCCCGGCGGCTGCAGTGCCTGCTGGACGAAGGCGTGTGCGCAATAGAGATCAAGTCGGGCTACGGCCTTGCGCTCGAGCACGAGCGCAAGCAGCTGCGCGTGGCCCGCCGCCTGGCTGGCGCGCATGGCGTGACCGTGCGCGCCACGTTCCTGGGCGCGCACACGCTGCCGCCGGAATACGCGGGGCGCAGCGGTGAATATATCGACCGGGTCTGCAAAGAGATGCTGCCCGCCCTGCATGAAGAAGGCCTGGTGGACGCGGTGGATGTTTTCTGCGAGCGGATCGCTTTTTCCCTGGCGGAAACCGAGCAGGTATTCGAGGCGGCGCAGGCCCTGAACATTCCCGTCAAGCTGCATGCCGAACAGCTTTCCGACATGGGCGGGGCGGCGCTGGCGGCGCGCCATGGCGCGCTGTCGTGCGACCATCTCGAACATCTGTCGGGCGACGGCATCCGGGCCATGCAGGCCGCCGGCACCGTGGCGGTATTGCTGCCCGGCGCCTACTACACCTTGCGCGACACCTGCTTGCCGCCCATCGAGGCGCTGCGCGAGGCGGGCGTGCCCATGGCGGTCGCCACCGACCACAATCCGGGCACGTCTCCCGCCCTGAGCCTGCTGCTGATGGCGAACATGGCGTGCACTTTGTTCCGCCTGACCGTGCCCGAGGCCATCGCCGGCATCACCACCCATGCCGCGCGCGCGCTCGGCCTGGAACAGAGCTTCGGCGTGCTGGCCGCCGGCCGGCCCGCAAACTTCGTGCTGTGGGACCTGGCCGACGCGGCCGAACTGGCGTACTGGTTCGGGCAGCGTCCGGTGCGCGGCATCGTGCGCAACGGCAAACTGGCGCGAACGCCGTCCGGCGCCGCGTGA
- a CDS encoding LysR family transcriptional regulator, with product MDRFLALQLFNRIVELGSFTEAAEMLNVPRATATHAIKRMESRLGTRLLDRTTRQVKPTLDGQAFYERSKRVLAELEDAESSLSTHIADPRGTLRLDVHGVHATTILLPRIIEFRERYPNIDVVLSSGDRLVDLVREGIDCVVRAGQPRDSSLIARKLADLPEIICASPEYLKRHGTPRHPRDLEQHQGVGFFSRGNDYRYPFSVIMDGNVQEFKASGWISVSDAECYTSAALAGCGLIQVPRFRLEEHLKAGRLVQVLPEWACPALPISALYPFHRQLSPRVRVFIDWVRELYAERFGGPG from the coding sequence ATGGACCGCTTTCTGGCATTGCAACTGTTCAATCGCATCGTCGAGCTCGGCAGCTTCACCGAAGCCGCGGAAATGCTGAACGTGCCTCGCGCGACGGCGACCCACGCGATCAAGCGGATGGAAAGCCGGCTGGGAACGCGGCTGCTCGACCGCACGACGCGCCAGGTAAAGCCCACGCTGGATGGCCAGGCTTTTTACGAGCGCAGCAAGCGCGTGCTGGCCGAACTCGAAGATGCCGAGTCGTCGCTCAGCACGCATATCGCCGATCCGCGCGGCACGCTGCGGCTGGACGTGCACGGCGTGCATGCAACGACGATACTGCTGCCGCGCATCATCGAATTCCGGGAACGCTATCCGAATATCGATGTGGTGCTCAGCAGCGGCGACCGCCTGGTAGACCTGGTCAGGGAAGGCATCGATTGCGTGGTGCGGGCGGGCCAGCCGCGCGATTCGTCGTTGATCGCCAGAAAGCTCGCGGACCTGCCGGAAATCATCTGCGCCAGCCCGGAATACCTGAAGCGGCATGGAACGCCGCGGCATCCCCGCGATCTGGAGCAGCACCAGGGGGTCGGTTTCTTTTCCCGCGGCAATGACTATCGTTATCCGTTCTCGGTCATCATGGACGGCAATGTGCAAGAGTTCAAGGCCAGCGGCTGGATTTCGGTCAGCGACGCGGAATGCTATACCAGCGCCGCGCTGGCCGGCTGCGGGCTGATCCAGGTGCCGCGTTTCCGGCTCGAAGAGCACCTGAAGGCGGGAAGGCTGGTGCAGGTCTTGCCCGAATGGGCGTGTCCGGCGCTGCCCATTTCCGCGCTCTATCCCTTCCATCGCCAGCTTTCTCCCCGCGTGCGGGTGTTCATCGACTGGGTGCGCGAACTGTACGCGGAAAGATTCGGCGGCCCCGGCTGA
- the hutH gene encoding histidine ammonia-lyase yields MTIRLTAQPLTLADLRRIYQGGVTLELDPALEAPLCRAQQAIDAIVAGGQVVYGINTGFGKLASTRIDNDHLAALQRNLVLSHSVGTGQPLSPAVVRLVMATKAVSLSRGYSGVRPELVQALLGLFNAGIVPVIPCKGSVGASGDLAPLAHLACVLIGHGQAMLADGRVVPGAEAMGEIGFSPFALGPKEGLALLNGTQVSSALGLAGLFGAESVLAAALMSGGLTLEAIQGSIKPFDARIHAARGQAGQIAVAGAVRALLDGSAIIPSHADCGRVQDPYSIRCIPQVMGACLDNLAHAARVLAIEANAASDNPLVFADTGEVISGGNFHAEPVAFASDIIALAVSEIGAIAERRLALLLDAGLSGLPPFLVRDGGLNSGFMIAQVTAAALAAENQCLANPSSVTSLPTSANQEDHVSMATYAGRRLADMVDNTAVIVGVEAMAAIQGIELRRTAGTPRSSALVEAEIARVRQRVDFVDSDRYLASDIETMRQWALAAALPQALLSILPSHAEATL; encoded by the coding sequence ATGACTATTCGACTGACCGCCCAGCCTCTGACGCTGGCCGACCTGCGCCGGATCTACCAGGGCGGGGTGACGCTGGAACTCGACCCGGCCCTGGAAGCGCCCCTGTGCCGGGCCCAGCAGGCCATCGACGCCATCGTGGCGGGCGGTCAGGTGGTGTACGGAATCAATACCGGCTTCGGCAAGCTGGCCAGCACGCGCATCGACAACGACCACCTGGCGGCGCTGCAGCGCAACCTGGTCCTGTCGCACAGCGTCGGCACCGGCCAGCCGCTCAGCCCGGCGGTGGTGCGGCTGGTCATGGCCACCAAGGCCGTCAGCCTGTCTCGCGGCTATTCCGGCGTGCGGCCGGAACTCGTGCAGGCCCTGCTGGGGCTTTTCAATGCGGGAATCGTGCCGGTGATCCCGTGCAAGGGCTCGGTCGGGGCGTCCGGCGACCTGGCGCCGCTGGCGCACCTGGCGTGCGTCCTGATCGGCCACGGGCAGGCCATGCTGGCCGACGGGCGCGTCGTGCCGGGGGCCGAGGCCATGGGCGAGATCGGGTTCAGCCCCTTCGCGCTGGGCCCCAAAGAAGGGCTGGCCCTGCTCAACGGCACCCAGGTGTCTTCGGCGCTGGGCCTGGCCGGGCTGTTCGGCGCGGAAAGCGTGCTGGCCGCCGCCTTGATGTCCGGCGGGCTCACGCTCGAAGCGATCCAGGGCTCGATCAAGCCGTTCGACGCGCGCATCCACGCCGCCCGCGGCCAGGCGGGGCAGATCGCCGTGGCGGGCGCCGTGCGCGCGCTGCTCGACGGCAGCGCCATCATTCCCAGCCATGCCGATTGCGGCCGCGTGCAGGATCCCTATTCCATACGCTGCATTCCGCAGGTCATGGGGGCCTGCCTCGACAACCTGGCCCATGCCGCGCGCGTGCTGGCCATCGAGGCCAATGCGGCGTCGGACAACCCGCTGGTGTTCGCCGACACGGGCGAGGTCATCTCGGGCGGCAATTTCCACGCCGAGCCGGTTGCCTTCGCCTCCGACATCATCGCCCTGGCCGTCAGCGAAATCGGCGCTATCGCCGAGCGGCGCCTGGCCCTGCTGCTGGATGCCGGCCTGTCGGGCCTGCCGCCTTTCCTGGTGCGCGACGGGGGGCTCAATTCGGGGTTCATGATCGCCCAGGTCACCGCCGCCGCGCTGGCGGCCGAAAACCAGTGCCTGGCCAACCCCAGCAGCGTCACCAGCCTGCCCACCTCGGCCAACCAGGAAGACCACGTGTCCATGGCGACCTACGCCGGGCGCCGCCTGGCGGACATGGTCGACAACACGGCCGTGATCGTCGGGGTCGAGGCCATGGCGGCCATCCAGGGCATCGAACTGCGGCGCACGGCGGGCACGCCGCGCAGTTCGGCATTGGTCGAGGCGGAAATCGCCCGCGTGCGCCAGCGCGTGGACTTCGTCGACAGCGACCGCTACCTGGCCTCCGATATCGAGACGATGCGGCAGTGGGCCCTGGCGGCCGCCTTGCCGCAAGCCCTGCTGTCGATTCTTCCCAGCCACGCCGAAGCCACGCTTTGA
- a CDS encoding DoxX family protein — MNLCQPTAHAQSKPAQPERLLFPALKPLYSRAEPVLYAVLRLVFGIIMLTHGLPKALGTSHGSMADPMGGSINLIQNVMGLPFAPQLAFLVMLLETAGGIMLAAGLATRPVALAISVQMAGICYVLGPTWPWIDRGIEFPVLMLFLALYIAARGGGRYAVDRKLKVSV; from the coding sequence ATGAACCTCTGCCAGCCCACGGCGCACGCCCAAAGCAAACCGGCGCAACCCGAGCGCCTGCTGTTTCCCGCGCTGAAGCCGCTATACAGCCGGGCCGAACCCGTCTTGTACGCCGTATTACGCCTGGTCTTCGGCATCATCATGCTCACTCACGGCCTGCCCAAGGCCCTGGGAACCTCTCATGGGTCGATGGCCGATCCGATGGGCGGTTCGATCAACCTGATCCAGAATGTCATGGGGCTGCCTTTCGCCCCGCAGCTGGCGTTTCTGGTCATGCTGCTGGAAACCGCCGGCGGGATCATGCTGGCTGCCGGCCTGGCAACACGCCCGGTCGCTCTGGCCATCTCTGTGCAGATGGCGGGCATCTGCTACGTGCTCGGTCCCACCTGGCCATGGATCGACCGCGGTATCGAATTTCCGGTGCTCATGTTGTTTCTTGCCCTTTACATCGCCGCGCGTGGCGGCGGCCGCTATGCCGTGGACCGCAAGCTCAAGGTCTCGGTATGA
- the hutU gene encoding urocanate hydratase: protein MNAHDRTSASHDGATFTRHDPGRRIAAPTGTRLSCKSWLTEAPFRMIQNNLHPDVAERPEDLVVYGGIGRAARNWECFDQILASLKELEADETLLVQSGKPVGVFKTHADAPRVLLANSNLVPKWADWEHFNELDRKGLFMYGQMTAGSWIYIGSQGIVQGTFETFAEAGRQHYGNDLSGRWILTAGLGGMGGAQPMAATLAGACSLTIECQQSSIDFRLRTRYVDKQARDLNDALALIAHHTARKEAVSIALLGNAAEVLPELARRAAAGGPRPDIVTDQTSAHDLIHGYLPLGWTVPQWKQAMADAGQHARLKDAAAQSCAVHVQAMLDFQAMGIPTVDYGNNIRQVAFDAGVKNAFDFPGFVPAYIRPLFCEGKGPFRWVALSGDPEDIYKTDAKIKALFPANKQTCRWLDMARERIAFQGLPARICWLGLGERHLAGLAFNEMVRNGELKAPIVIGRDHLDTGSVASPNRETEGMRDGTDAVSDWPLLNALLNTAAGATWVSLHHGGGVGMGYSQHAGMVIVCDGSEDADRRLARVLVNDCASGVMRHADAGYELAIATAKKFGLKLPMVK from the coding sequence ATGAACGCACACGACCGCACCAGCGCCAGCCACGACGGCGCCACGTTTACCCGCCATGACCCGGGCCGCCGCATCGCGGCGCCGACGGGCACCCGGCTGAGCTGCAAGAGCTGGCTTACCGAGGCGCCTTTTCGCATGATCCAGAACAATCTGCACCCCGACGTGGCAGAGCGCCCCGAAGACCTGGTGGTGTACGGCGGCATCGGGCGGGCCGCGCGGAACTGGGAATGCTTCGACCAGATTCTGGCCTCGCTGAAGGAACTGGAGGCCGATGAAACGCTGCTGGTGCAATCGGGCAAGCCGGTGGGGGTGTTCAAGACGCACGCCGACGCGCCCCGCGTGCTGCTGGCCAATTCCAACCTGGTGCCGAAGTGGGCCGACTGGGAACACTTCAACGAGCTCGACCGCAAGGGCCTGTTCATGTACGGACAGATGACGGCGGGCAGCTGGATCTACATCGGCAGCCAGGGCATCGTGCAGGGCACCTTCGAAACCTTCGCCGAGGCGGGCCGGCAGCATTACGGCAACGATCTGTCGGGCCGGTGGATATTGACGGCCGGCCTGGGCGGCATGGGCGGCGCGCAGCCGATGGCGGCCACGCTGGCGGGCGCCTGCTCGCTGACCATAGAGTGCCAGCAGAGCAGCATCGACTTTCGCCTGCGCACGCGCTATGTCGACAAGCAGGCCCGCGACCTGAACGACGCGCTGGCGCTCATCGCGCACCACACCGCGCGCAAAGAGGCGGTGTCGATCGCGCTGCTGGGCAACGCGGCCGAGGTCTTGCCCGAGCTGGCCCGGCGCGCGGCGGCGGGCGGGCCCAGGCCCGACATCGTCACCGACCAGACCTCGGCGCATGACCTGATCCACGGCTACCTGCCCCTGGGCTGGACCGTCCCGCAATGGAAGCAGGCCATGGCCGACGCCGGCCAGCACGCCAGGCTGAAAGACGCGGCCGCCCAGAGCTGCGCCGTGCATGTCCAGGCCATGCTCGACTTCCAGGCCATGGGCATTCCCACGGTCGATTACGGCAACAACATCCGCCAGGTGGCCTTCGACGCCGGCGTCAAGAACGCCTTCGATTTTCCCGGCTTCGTGCCCGCCTATATCCGTCCGCTGTTCTGCGAGGGCAAGGGGCCGTTCCGGTGGGTGGCCCTGTCCGGCGACCCGGAAGACATCTACAAGACCGACGCCAAGATCAAGGCGCTGTTCCCGGCCAACAAGCAGACCTGCCGCTGGCTGGACATGGCGCGCGAGCGCATTGCCTTCCAGGGGCTGCCCGCGCGGATCTGCTGGCTGGGCCTGGGCGAACGCCACCTGGCCGGCCTGGCCTTCAACGAGATGGTGCGCAACGGCGAGCTCAAGGCGCCCATCGTCATCGGCCGCGACCACCTGGATACAGGCTCGGTCGCCAGCCCGAACCGCGAAACCGAAGGCATGCGGGACGGCACCGACGCGGTGAGCGACTGGCCGCTGCTCAACGCGCTGCTCAACACCGCGGCGGGCGCCACCTGGGTCAGCCTGCACCATGGCGGCGGCGTCGGCATGGGGTATTCGCAGCATGCCGGCATGGTCATCGTGTGCGACGGTTCCGAAGACGCCGATCGCCGCCTGGCGCGCGTGCTGGTCAACGACTGCGCCTCGGGGGTGATGCGCCACGCCGACGCCGGCTACGAGCTGGCCATCGCCACGGCGAAGAAATTCGGGCTCAAGCTGCCGATGGTGAAATGA
- the lnt gene encoding apolipoprotein N-acyltransferase, translating to MRPGRTPRWAALGLVAAGAAHALTFAPGPLPAWALALVQIIALACAAHATLQAPRLGQALLCGWLFNFASYSLGLYWIFISLHRYGGLAAPLAVAGVLALSGFLALFPAAACVLARWLCPPPAQGEPDPHPSRRLLVAAMAWAAAWALLEWLRATVLTGFPWLNIGYAHVDSPLAGWAPVLGVHGMALLAAFAAAALAGLWQAVRAGGHAGRPDARRALACALALLLVAAGWPLHGIAWSRPSGEPLRVRLVQGNVEQSQKFDPALMELGLRRHLELATLPAPPADLIILPETVLPVFQDRLDPRVWEAWRAVAARNQATVAMGVPLRSAGANGQTRYTNSVIGFDAATPLAQLRSGATELRYDKRHLVPWGEYVPPGFHWFVDMLSIPLGDFDRGGRRQAPFHIRDQHVAFNICYEDLFGVELLPALRPGPNGEPGATILANVSNLGWFGDTWALRQHLQIGRLRTLETARPMLAATNTGITAAIDAHGRVAAQLPAHQPGILPVSVQGMTGLTPYARFGDTPVLVLIALALVAAAALGRRKP from the coding sequence ATGAGGCCCGGCCGCACCCCGCGCTGGGCAGCCCTGGGCCTGGTGGCCGCGGGCGCCGCGCACGCCCTGACCTTCGCGCCCGGCCCGCTGCCGGCCTGGGCCCTGGCCCTGGTGCAGATCATCGCCCTGGCCTGCGCCGCGCACGCCACGCTGCAGGCCCCCCGCCTGGGCCAGGCGCTGCTGTGCGGCTGGCTGTTCAACTTCGCCAGCTATTCGCTGGGCCTGTACTGGATATTCATCAGCCTGCACCGCTACGGCGGCCTGGCCGCGCCGCTGGCGGTGGCCGGCGTGCTGGCGCTGTCGGGCTTCCTGGCGCTGTTCCCGGCCGCCGCCTGCGTGCTGGCGCGCTGGCTGTGCCCGCCGCCCGCCCAGGGCGAGCCCGACCCCCACCCGTCGCGGCGCCTGCTGGTGGCGGCCATGGCCTGGGCCGCCGCCTGGGCCCTGCTGGAATGGCTGCGCGCCACCGTGCTGACCGGCTTCCCGTGGCTGAACATCGGCTATGCCCACGTCGACAGCCCGCTGGCCGGCTGGGCCCCCGTGCTGGGCGTGCATGGCATGGCGCTGCTGGCGGCATTCGCGGCCGCCGCGCTGGCCGGGCTGTGGCAGGCCGTGCGCGCCGGCGGCCACGCCGGGCGCCCCGACGCGCGGCGCGCGCTGGCCTGCGCCCTGGCCCTGCTGCTGGTCGCCGCCGGCTGGCCGCTGCACGGCATCGCCTGGTCGCGGCCCAGCGGCGAGCCGCTGCGGGTGCGGCTGGTACAGGGCAACGTCGAGCAGTCGCAGAAATTCGACCCCGCCCTGATGGAACTGGGCCTGCGCCGGCACCTGGAACTGGCCACCCTGCCCGCCCCCCCGGCCGACCTGATCATCCTGCCCGAAACGGTGCTGCCGGTCTTCCAGGACCGCCTCGACCCGCGCGTCTGGGAAGCCTGGCGCGCCGTCGCCGCGCGCAACCAGGCCACCGTCGCCATGGGCGTGCCGCTGCGCAGCGCCGGCGCCAACGGGCAAACCCGCTACACCAACAGCGTCATCGGCTTCGACGCCGCGACGCCGCTGGCGCAGCTGCGCAGCGGCGCCACCGAGCTGCGCTACGACAAGCGCCACCTGGTGCCCTGGGGTGAATACGTGCCGCCGGGCTTTCACTGGTTCGTCGACATGCTCAGCATCCCGCTGGGCGATTTCGACCGGGGCGGGCGCCGCCAGGCGCCCTTCCACATCCGCGACCAGCACGTGGCCTTCAACATCTGCTACGAAGACCTGTTCGGCGTCGAACTGCTGCCCGCCCTGCGGCCCGGCCCCAACGGCGAGCCCGGCGCCACCATCCTGGCCAACGTCAGCAACCTGGGCTGGTTCGGCGATACCTGGGCGCTGCGCCAGCACCTGCAGATCGGCCGGCTGCGCACGCTGGAAACCGCCCGGCCGATGCTGGCCGCCACCAACACCGGCATCACCGCCGCCATCGACGCGCACGGCCGCGTGGCCGCCCAACTGCCCGCCCACCAGCCCGGCATCCTGCCGGTATCGGTGCAGGGCATGACGGGGCTGACGCCCTATGCGCGCTTCGGCGATACGCCCGTGCTGGTGCTGATCGCGCTGGCCCTGGTCGCGGCCGCCGCGCTGGGGCGCCGCAAGCCCTGA
- a CDS encoding HutD/Ves family protein: protein MRRYALAELPVTPWKNGGGSTREVACWPAGAGLDDFDWRVSIASIDAPGPFSRFPGVDRVIALLEGEGAHLRGEGVDHRLDVPLRPFAFSGDAAIDCTLLGGASTDFNVMSRRGRLRAEVRVFSCAAAMPAARHGVLVAVHGAWRAAGQRLAAGEGLWWADAPNACSLTPLAGHEQLHDGKPAQAPRLLAVIWRSQPEE from the coding sequence ATGCGGCGCTACGCACTGGCCGAGCTGCCTGTCACGCCCTGGAAAAACGGCGGCGGCAGCACGCGCGAGGTCGCATGCTGGCCGGCCGGCGCCGGCCTGGACGATTTCGATTGGCGCGTGTCGATTGCCAGCATCGATGCGCCCGGGCCGTTTTCACGGTTTCCGGGCGTGGACCGGGTGATCGCCCTGCTGGAAGGCGAGGGCGCGCACCTGCGGGGCGAAGGGGTGGACCACCGCCTGGATGTGCCGCTGCGGCCGTTCGCGTTTTCGGGCGATGCCGCGATCGATTGCACGCTGCTGGGCGGCGCCTCGACCGATTTCAATGTCATGAGCCGGCGCGGCAGGCTGCGGGCCGAGGTGCGGGTCTTTTCTTGCGCCGCGGCCATGCCCGCGGCGCGCCACGGCGTGCTGGTGGCAGTTCACGGGGCATGGCGCGCGGCCGGCCAGCGCCTGGCGGCGGGCGAGGGCCTGTGGTGGGCCGACGCGCCGAACGCATGCAGCTTGACACCGCTTGCCGGCCATGAGCAACTGCATGATGGCAAGCCTGCGCAAGCGCCGCGGCTGCTTGCGGTGATCTGGCGTAGCCAGCCGGAGGAATGA
- a CDS encoding DUF1097 domain-containing protein — MANHPASTHLKVVIGEAVIASSAATLSTVALEVPVWAMFVGWISFFTRGLNLKQGMINLACVLIGLALGTGAAHVMAVLTPVLGDYAISAVVFIITGAALSLARAPVFNNLLGCFLGLVAYFAYHQPPSVSKLAVLAMATTLGATAAFLAHALQARIRQRAPSGG, encoded by the coding sequence ATGGCAAACCACCCCGCATCCACGCATCTGAAAGTGGTAATCGGCGAAGCCGTGATCGCATCATCGGCCGCCACGCTCAGCACCGTTGCGCTCGAAGTGCCCGTCTGGGCCATGTTCGTGGGCTGGATATCCTTCTTCACAAGAGGGCTCAACCTGAAGCAGGGAATGATCAACCTGGCCTGCGTGCTGATCGGGCTGGCGCTGGGCACGGGCGCCGCCCACGTCATGGCCGTGCTGACGCCGGTACTGGGCGACTATGCCATCAGCGCGGTGGTTTTCATCATCACCGGCGCCGCGCTTTCGCTGGCGCGGGCGCCGGTATTCAACAACCTGCTCGGCTGCTTCCTGGGGCTGGTTGCCTACTTTGCCTATCACCAGCCGCCATCAGTATCGAAACTGGCCGTGTTGGCGATGGCCACAACGCTGGGCGCGACCGCCGCGTTTCTTGCGCATGCGCTGCAGGCGCGCATCCGGCAAAGAGCGCCTTCGGGCGGATGA
- a CDS encoding SDR family oxidoreductase, whose amino-acid sequence MNSSNPLSPSSPGRAAIVTGASRGIGRAIALRLAADGFRVVVNYAGNAAKADEVVAAIGAAGGQAIAVQADVSRPDDVQRLFATAIESFGAIGAVVHGAGIMPSAPIAPESIDAFDRAVSTNLRGAFLVLGHAARHVQAGGRIVAISTSVIAKSFPLYGAYIASKAGVEGLVRVLANEVRGRNIAVNAVAPGPVATELFMDGKTAEQITQLEKMAPLERLGQPEDIAGVVSFLLGVDGGWVNGQVVRANGGFA is encoded by the coding sequence ATGAATTCCAGCAATCCTCTGTCCCCATCGTCGCCTGGCCGCGCCGCCATCGTTACCGGCGCATCCAGGGGAATCGGCCGCGCCATCGCCCTGCGCCTGGCCGCCGACGGCTTTCGCGTCGTGGTCAACTATGCGGGCAACGCGGCCAAGGCTGATGAGGTCGTCGCCGCCATCGGCGCCGCGGGCGGGCAGGCCATTGCCGTGCAGGCGGATGTATCCCGGCCCGACGACGTGCAGCGGCTGTTCGCCACGGCAATCGAATCCTTTGGCGCGATCGGCGCGGTGGTGCACGGGGCCGGAATCATGCCGAGCGCGCCCATCGCGCCGGAAAGCATCGATGCCTTCGATCGCGCCGTTTCCACCAACTTGCGTGGCGCCTTTCTGGTACTGGGCCATGCCGCCCGCCATGTGCAAGCCGGGGGCCGCATTGTTGCAATTTCAACCAGCGTAATCGCGAAATCCTTTCCCTTGTACGGCGCCTACATCGCATCCAAGGCCGGGGTAGAAGGCCTGGTGCGCGTGCTGGCCAACGAAGTGCGTGGCCGGAACATCGCCGTCAATGCCGTGGCGCCGGGCCCGGTGGCTACCGAGCTGTTCATGGACGGCAAAACCGCGGAACAGATCACGCAGCTGGAAAAAATGGCGCCGTTGGAGCGCCTGGGGCAGCCGGAAGATATCGCCGGCGTGGTGTCGTTCCTGCTGGGCGTCGATGGCGGCTGGGTGAACGGCCAGGTCGTGCGCGCCAACGGCGGGTTCGCCTGA
- the hutC gene encoding histidine utilization repressor: MSKNSIAPGHRLPKSAPSALYQQVRNYIDDKITSKEWVAGDRVPSEHELVAQFGISRMTVNRALRELAEEGRVVRVAGVGTFVAEERPQSTLLQIANIAEDIRQRGHRYRCKILSVELVPATPEVASAMGLHTGQQVAHSRCIHFENDVPVQFEDRFVNPRMAPDFASQTFAAETPAAYLLRAVPVQEIEHVVEATLPNKRQAALLQMEETQPCLVLFRRTWTDQTVVTMVRCYHPANRYRLGSRFPVNGAGR; this comes from the coding sequence ATGTCTAAAAACTCAATCGCTCCCGGTCACCGGCTGCCCAAGTCGGCGCCCTCGGCCCTGTATCAGCAGGTGCGCAACTACATCGACGACAAGATCACTTCGAAAGAGTGGGTTGCCGGAGACCGCGTGCCGTCCGAGCACGAACTGGTGGCGCAGTTCGGCATTTCCCGCATGACGGTGAACCGGGCGCTGCGCGAGCTGGCGGAAGAGGGCCGCGTGGTGCGCGTCGCCGGGGTGGGCACCTTCGTGGCCGAAGAACGCCCGCAGTCGACCCTGCTGCAGATCGCGAACATTGCCGAAGACATCCGGCAGCGCGGGCATCGCTACCGGTGCAAGATCCTGTCGGTCGAGCTCGTGCCGGCCACGCCCGAGGTGGCCAGCGCCATGGGCCTGCACACGGGCCAGCAGGTGGCCCATTCGCGCTGCATTCATTTCGAGAACGACGTGCCGGTGCAGTTTGAAGACCGGTTCGTCAACCCGCGCATGGCGCCGGACTTCGCCAGCCAGACCTTTGCCGCGGAAACCCCGGCGGCGTACCTGCTGCGGGCGGTTCCGGTGCAGGAAATCGAACACGTGGTCGAGGCGACCTTGCCCAACAAGCGGCAAGCCGCGCTTTTGCAAATGGAAGAGACCCAGCCCTGCCTGGTCCTGTTCCGGCGCACCTGGACAGACCAGACGGTCGTGACGATGGTGCGCTGCTACCACCCCGCCAACCGGTACCGCCTGGGCAGCCGCTTTCCGGTAAACGGCGCCGGCCGGTAA